The Amphiura filiformis chromosome 1, Afil_fr2py, whole genome shotgun sequence nucleotide sequence CCACCGCACAGAGAGTCGTATTCGGGATCGAATACGCATAAACCATAGCACCCATCCTTGATTTGGggattttgtgtagaaattattggttgtcctaaggctatgtaaacttaacttggtatataagttataaatagtcatccctgaaatatttagcaaaagctcgaggattttaaagcagaaataacaatattagcttatattttgcgtatgattttctgcGATTTTTCAATTTCATGGGGGcccactcacattattaagccatagcgatatcatgtggggaatgtttgtacttattttgatatcactgaaTAGAGGATTcgtacagctatacgttggtatcaaatatattagtataggacatttaatatagaaaattcggggtttccaggtatataatactatagatccacctgatttgtacagttaagtatacgattcgtctgtTCGCCGAGTTTATTAATCGCAtataggcgcgattcgtccagaTCAAGATTTTAGTATTTACGTCGGGGAGTAAGATTTAGTCAAGTATAAAAAAACTctatttgctcaaaattctcgattcgtcactctgccgaattcataacgatatcatcCCACGGGGAAGGATTTTCAAAGCCCGTAGCTTGCCAACTCCCACCCCTTCCCCTGCTAACGCCACCGCTACTTTTCGGCATATCTACGTTATACcattttggtgatttactaatttatacattttgtgactgcatttgtTGGATGGTCGGCAATGGCCAACAACATAATGTAAATTGGCTACGACAATTGTCATAAATGTGGGTATTTTTAAGCTAAAACCTATTTGAAGTCACTGTAACAAGATCAAATAGTATTTCTAAATACATATCAAAGTGAATGACCATGCGCGATCAAATGTATTATTAATGTATTATAttatcatgaaagttcatctgtgttggtaatcaaataaatgaagaattgaacttttgttcacaacacataaagttgctcacctgaaattttcggttgttattactacaaccttcttcagcagaatgatccagttCGTTGATCGATTTGACGACCTTGACTTATATTATAACGATCCAgttctgacgtcacaagtcaagagtcgtcaaatcgatcaacgaactggatcattctgctgaagaaggttgtagtaataacaaccgaaaatttcaggtgagcaactttatgtgttgtgaacaaaagttcaattttcatttatttgattaccaacacagatgaactttcatgatagTTTAAGAAGTGATTACGGCAAGGATTGCCTAAACAACGTGAGACTCTTGGAACGAAACGGAAAGAAAATCGCACGTTTTCGGAACCATCTCCGTTTTTCTTTGCATTGCAAACACCTGGATATAACACCGGTGAGTTTACGACTGTCCAGTACGGTTAAAGGAAACAAAGCGAATAACATCTTAAGAAGCGCAGAGAGAGCCTTGTTAAATGTTAGAGTCGGACAAATTGTTAATAAGATCAACAATCTGAACCAGGAAAAACAAAGACTAGAAAACATCGTTTTGAGTGACAGTAGTACGTTACCTGATACGATCAAAGAGGAAGTTAAATCACGCACTGGTAAATCGCAATTAAAAGAGCACGAAGTGTCAAAAGTACGACAACAAAAGAAATTCTCTCGCTTGTTGGAACATAAAAATGAGCTTAATTCAAAGAAATTGAATAATAACCTAGCATCGGAGTGTATTAGCAAGTGGGTGAAACATTGCTCGCAGAGAATTCTCAATGATCCCGAGTTATCAGTGTTAGCTAAGGGATTGAATTACGCTGTTGCGCCTAATAAATTTCCCGTTGTGGACATAATAACTTCCACGGAAACGGCCTGTAGAAATCTATCGGAGCGCGACAGGGGTGAAGGTAAAGATCGAAAGTCGCTAACTTGTTATATGtatgtcacactacgacggactggatcaacgtacatcaccgaatacaaaaatattttattcggtggaaaaatcaccagtccggcagaagattcggtgggattttgggttcgattcccgttcgtcgctctatgcgttgtggccgctaataatcctgcaggcgtcttatatccgatcgttcaacgtccgacaaatgaccggatttaggggtccgattcccgttcgtttctctatgcgttgtggccgctaataatcctgcaggcgtcttattttcgatcgttcaacgtccgacaaataaccggATTTGGGGggcaacgtccgacaaatgtccggatttgggggtccgattcccgttcgtctctctatgcgttgtggccgctaataatcctgcaggcgttttatattcaatcgttcaacgtccgacaaatgaccggcgaatccgtcgcatgtggcaccaacagggacgtccaccctatcagaaaagtgggggaggagagggtgtttgagagggtttttgaccccttagatgcagtgacgtagcaagcactttttcagagggtgaacaaagtgggaaaGAAAACTTTaaggggtaaattttgacgaaaatggtcaaatattggctaataagtaccaaatgtctacaaatctgatatatcagggcaaccagcgtccgggggcaatagaggtgagaaacctttggacaatgaaggcccaattgaagccatttgtcatttttggatcaattttagcactattattgggtactattttagtttgaaacagccgcaaattggtgaaacgaaagcctaattgaagccattaagaagttttcaccattattgtataatataaacaattgttttaaaaataacacgtggatgtccatagcagaagcaaaaaggaagacttgtccatttttgaaaatgaaggtccaattgaagccatttgcatggggactgtagggcctatttacattattaggcctaggcctattgtgtataaatttagttttaaaaatggaaaatttggaaaattgtttttagtgcatcattgtgaatttgcaaaatttaaaatgttacactgatccactgacacttagatataagacttcagactcgtaatttcaggtaaagcatgcatggattgatatgttaaagtcaggaatagacctataagtccgtcttaaatactgactttggtgacaaaatatcacgggccctgcatatggactggccggcagtaagtttcacaggcttttgggccaaggaaccacatatAAGCACTGTctaaataatcacaggcctatacttaggcttactagtactactatcctgggcctactcaataacgtatacaatttaaccttttccatgttttctcttcttttttctttcttgtcaatcactaaaactggtaggaatttgatattgcgtcctctacccttcagaaagtgcccctccctcaatccTACTTACATgcaactttttctcttctcttctctcttcaatttttctcactttcttttcttttttctctcctttcccctttttctacttgtcagtcactaaagtactggggaaatatgatattgcgtcacacacccttcagaagcCCCCCCAATGAtagatgcacatgttcgccataggcctacatccggcacaagcgcctgcgaaaccttgcaaacacccgcggtatataaacgaaagaataacgaacaaacccatggtatatatatacagaacagtacgaacacacatcggacaacttccgaacatgtgtattcggcacactccgtttcaagttttgtgcgtgcacaaaacttgaaacgtattgtcgacggactaaacaaacatcacctaacacgaaacgcatttggcggatagtaacaggacatatgaagaacataaaacgaacattgacgaacactaacggatttgctaaaataccatccgtttcttatacggaagaccgatccggtgtagtgtgacactaacacggtctgggtcaacgtacatcaccgaatgcaaaaatatgctatccggtggtgaaggcctcacaggaacgtatttgcaacgaacacgggccgagtgcaacgaacaaagaacgaacatgaacgaaaggagggCGAACAAACTCCGTTAATATGCAGCACGGTACGAACACaaatcggataaataccgaacatgtgtattcggtacactccgtttcaagttttgtgcatgcacaaacttgccgacggacttaacgaacatcacctaacacgaaacgcatttggcggatgatagcaggacataaaaagaacataaaacgatcattgacgaacaacaacggatttactaaaatgccatccgtttcttgtacggaagacctattcggtgtagtgtgacagacctattaagtAGACCGAAGAAACTTGACAATAACTTGAATAAAGaggaattaaaagctgttgaCAATCTTAAGAAAGACAAGGACATACGCATATTACCAGCGGATAAAGGGAGGATTGTTGTTGTATTAGACACGGTAGAGTACCAACAAAAGTGTGAACAACTTCTTGGTGATACAACTACTTACACAAATCTTGGCACTAAAGACCCTACTACCAAATATAAGAAACAACTTGTGTCTGTGTTACAAGAATTGGGAAATGAAGGTGCGATAAATCGCGATGAATATAGGAAGCTTTACCCTACTACAGAATCACCACCGAAATTCTATGGCTTGCCAAAAGTGCACAAAAAGGACATACCTCTAAGGCCTATAGTTCATGAGTTAGTAGCGTTGGCGCAATTACCTACAACAGTGCCAAATTTATCGCTGATATTCTTTCACCATTGGTTGGCAACACTACCCATCATATTGCCAACTCGCAAGATTTTTCCGagcgcataaataaataaataaatattttgtttacaatGGAGTGTTTTATTTACAAATACACGGAGCGGCAATGGGGAGCCCAGTCAGTCCAATTGGCTGcaatctgtatttggaacattTGGAACAATTAGCCATCTCTACTGCTCCTCATCCTCCATTGTGGTGGTTCAGATATGTTGACGACACCCACACCAAATTAAAGAAACGCTACGCCCAGGAATTCACTGATCACTTAAATTCGCTCGATCCGGATATCAAATTCACCACAGAGGGTGAAGATAACAGGACTCTGGCCTTCTTGGACACTCTAACAGTTATAAAACCGGACGGCTCACTCAACATCAAGATTTATCGCAAACCCACACATACAGACCAGTATCTGAACTTTTCTTCGAATCACCCTTTACAACACAAACTGGGAGTGATACACACGCTTTTTCATCGCGCTGAGACAGTTATTTCAGACGCGGTAGATTGTGACGAAGAGAAGTTGCATATCACTGAAGCCCTCTCTAAATAGTGGGCATTTGACAGGCTAAACAAACCAAAGGACACTAGTAAACCGCCGAAGGACAGTACGAACACCAACAAAGGACGAGTCGTTATTCCTTATGTCAAAGGCATCTCCGATGCCTTAAAACGCATTTACAGCTCATATGGCATAAGAGTGTGTTTTAAGCCAACGCGCACACTGCGTCAACTGTTAGTTGCGCCTAAGGACAAAACGGCAAAAAGGACGTCACGGGTCCCGTATATCTGATTCCTTGCCAGGGTCAGACCACCCGGGGTCCCTGCTCGGAATCATACATAGGAGAGACTGGCAGGTCTCTAAAAACACGGTTCCTTGAGCACAGGCGGCCTAGCTCCACCTCGTCCGAGGTATCTCAGCATATACACATAGAGTCCCCAGGACATCACGTGGACCTAGAGAAAGTGCAGATCCTCGACAGAGAACCTCGGTACTTCGAAAGAGGAGTCAAAGAGGCCATCCACATCCGGGCCAAC carries:
- the LOC140154838 gene encoding uncharacterized protein gives rise to the protein MAVPPRRAMLFRVFRVPGCGMNFHDSLRSDYGKDCLNNVRLLERNGKKIARFRNHLRFSLHCKHLDITPVSLRLSSTVKGNKANNILRSAERALLNVRVGQIVNKINNLNQEKQRLENIVLSDSSTLPDTIKEEVKSRTGKSQLKEHEVSKVRQQKKFSRLLEHKNELNSKKLNNNLASECISKWVKHCSQRILNDPELSVLAKGLNYAVAPNKFPVVDIITSTETACRNLSERDRGEEELKAVDNLKKDKDIRILPADKGRIVVVLDTVEYQQKCEQLLGDTTTYTNLGTKDPTTKYKKQLVSVLQELGNEGAINRDEYRKLYPTTESPPKFYGLPKVHKKDIPLRPIVHELVALAQLPTTVPNLSLIFFHHWLATLPIILPTRKIFPSA
- the LOC140154840 gene encoding uncharacterized protein; this translates as MGSPVSPIGCNLYLEHLEQLAISTAPHPPLWWFRYVDDTHTKLKKRYAQEFTDHLNSLDPDIKFTTEGEDNRTLAFLDTLTVIKPDGSLNIKIYRKPTHTDQYLNFSSNHPLQHKLGVIHTLFHRAETVISDAVDCDEEKLHITEALSK